The genome window GCAGGAGGTCGAGGAGGCCATGCGCGAGGTCTCCGAGACCATGCTCGGGGAGATCCAGCGCTCACTCGACTTCTACCGCGCGACCGCCTCCAGCTCGCGCATCGAGCGCGTGCTCCTGTGCGGCGGCGCCGCGCGCGTGCCCGGCCTCGACCGGATCTTCCACGACAAGCTCGAGATCGCCGTCGACATCGCGGACCCGTTCCAGCGCGTCGAGATCGGCTCCTCGGCGGGCGACGAAGACCGACTCCGCGAGCTGGGTCCGGCTCTGTGCACCGCGATCGGACTCGCCATGCGGCAGGGGGACGACAAGTGATTCGAATCAATCTCCTTCCCGTCCGCGAAGCGCGCCGCGCCGCGAACCTGCGCAAGCAGGGCATGCTGCTCGCGATCGCAGCGGGCGCCGGCGTCGGCATCTGTCTGTTGATCTCGACCTGGATGGCCGCGCGCATCGCCCACGAGCGGGCGCTGATCGCCAAGAGCGAAGCCGACCTGAAGAAGCTCGAGAGCACGCTGGCCGAGGTCAAGAAGTACCAGACCGAGCAGGAAGAGATCGAGAAGAAGCTCGCGATCATCGACCAGATCGAGGCCGCGCGCTTGGGTCCGGTCAAGATCATGGACGAGCTGGCGACGCGCATGCCCCAGCGC of Myxococcota bacterium contains these proteins:
- a CDS encoding PilN domain-containing protein — protein: MIRINLLPVREARRAANLRKQGMLLAIAAGAGVGICLLISTWMAARIAHERALIAKSEADLKKLESTLAEVKKYQTEQEEIEKKLAIIDQIEAARLGPVKIMDELATRMPQRVWLTKIVEKNGTLELEGRSIDAEVVADLAATLEESPILSGVDLQETHLEEVDGLKLSAFKMTAQYPFLKNQSEAKKAGKPMAGRPAPAGKKPGGD